Proteins from one Streptomyces genisteinicus genomic window:
- a CDS encoding bifunctional DNA primase/polymerase, translating to MGDGIGRFRGTDGRTSREGRLAQWLRRRTGTADTQAEDSRREDLLLGAAAVGLPLAPAAHPVGFRCSCERIGCPTPATHPLSFAWQTQSTTDRGQIERWARNQPEANFITATGMIHDVLDVPLEAGRSALERLLERGVDVGPVAEYDATGASGRMLFFTATRGTPEDEDEWWPCELDCHPETMDEHPGLRWHCRGSYVLVPPARLPGDGDRHVAWVRGTEHPLPDPLTLLETLTDACARYADARDHTDHHEAAWPLGR from the coding sequence ATGGGCGACGGTATCGGCCGCTTCCGCGGCACGGACGGCAGGACGTCCCGGGAGGGCAGGCTGGCCCAGTGGCTGCGCCGCCGGACGGGGACCGCGGACACGCAGGCGGAGGACTCGCGGCGCGAGGATCTGCTCCTGGGCGCCGCCGCCGTCGGTCTGCCGCTGGCCCCTGCCGCCCACCCCGTGGGGTTCCGGTGTTCCTGCGAGCGCATCGGCTGTCCGACGCCCGCGACACATCCGCTGTCGTTCGCCTGGCAGACGCAGTCGACCACCGACCGCGGCCAGATCGAACGCTGGGCGCGCAACCAGCCCGAGGCCAACTTCATCACCGCGACCGGCATGATCCACGACGTCCTCGACGTACCGCTGGAGGCCGGTCGCAGTGCTCTGGAGCGCCTGCTGGAGCGCGGCGTGGACGTCGGCCCCGTCGCCGAGTACGACGCCACGGGCGCGTCGGGCCGGATGCTGTTCTTCACCGCGACCCGGGGCACCCCCGAGGACGAGGACGAGTGGTGGCCCTGCGAGCTGGACTGCCATCCCGAGACCATGGACGAGCACCCCGGGCTGCGCTGGCACTGCCGGGGGAGCTACGTGCTCGTCCCGCCGGCCCGGCTGCCGGGTGACGGCGACCGGCACGTCGCGTGGGTGCGCGGTACGGAGCACCCGCTGCCGGACCCGCTGACACTGCTGGAGACGCTCACCGACGCGTGCGCCCGTTACGCGGACGCGCGGGACCACACGGACCACCACGAGGCCGCCTGGCCGCTCGGCCGCTGA
- a CDS encoding TetR/AcrR family transcriptional regulator, giving the protein MTDARTPDSSRRSARSRRAIHDAALALVDEVGYSRTTIEGIAARAGVGKQTIYRWWPSKAAVLMEAFLDLAQQASAEAAGAEGAEGAGGSPSGGGGGAIPDTGDLAADLRRVLRATVDEMNSPVYDGPARALAAEGIVDARVGAEFVEKLLEPQLRLYADRLRAAEAAGDLRPGLDPRIALELFVGPLTHRWLLRTLPLTHDYADAIVDYAVNGLAPRP; this is encoded by the coding sequence ATGACGGACGCCAGGACCCCCGACTCCTCGCGGCGCAGCGCGCGCTCCCGCCGCGCGATCCACGATGCCGCGCTCGCCCTCGTCGACGAGGTGGGCTACAGCCGCACGACCATCGAGGGCATCGCCGCCCGCGCGGGTGTCGGCAAGCAGACCATCTACCGCTGGTGGCCGTCGAAGGCGGCCGTCCTGATGGAGGCCTTCCTCGACCTGGCCCAGCAGGCGTCCGCGGAGGCCGCCGGGGCGGAGGGTGCCGAGGGCGCCGGGGGGAGTCCTTCCGGGGGCGGGGGCGGCGCGATCCCGGACACCGGGGACCTGGCGGCCGACCTGCGCCGGGTGCTGCGCGCCACCGTCGACGAGATGAACAGCCCCGTGTACGACGGCCCGGCCCGCGCGCTGGCCGCCGAGGGCATCGTCGACGCACGGGTCGGCGCGGAGTTCGTCGAGAAGCTCCTCGAACCGCAGCTGCGGCTCTACGCCGACCGGCTGCGCGCCGCCGAGGCCGCCGGAGACCTCCGGCCGGGGCTGGACCCGCGCATCGCCCTGGAGCTGTTCGTCGGACCGCTCACGCACCGCTGGCTGCTGCGCACGCTGCCGCTCACCCACGACTACGCGGACGCGATCGTCGACTACGCGGTCAACGGCCTCGCCCCCCGCCCCTGA
- a CDS encoding small ribosomal subunit Rsm22 family protein, translating to MNASAPIAETLRGTLAGLLDGLPPTRAAQAVERLIASYRGTTPTDAPVLRDRSDVVAYAAYRMPATFEAVRSALAALRAAAPDWTPGTHTDVGGGTGAASWAVADAFAAPPATTVLDWAEPALALGRELALASGVPSLAAAEWRRARIGAALRIEGADLVTVSYVLKELTPADRAALVTEAARAAQAVVVVEPGTPDGYERIIEARDALVAAGFTVAAPCPHSGACPIEPGADWCHFSARVSRSSLHRQVKQGSLAYEDEKFGYVAAVRFPVGPAAARVTRRPQIRKGMVLLDLCADTGVLRRDTVTKRHGALYRAARDTAWGDAWPPPAGDGDGDGGTSGD from the coding sequence GTGAACGCCTCCGCCCCCATCGCCGAGACCCTCCGCGGCACCCTCGCCGGGCTGCTGGACGGACTGCCGCCCACCCGGGCCGCGCAGGCCGTCGAGCGGCTGATCGCGAGCTACCGGGGCACCACCCCGACCGACGCGCCGGTGCTCCGCGACCGGTCCGACGTCGTCGCCTACGCCGCCTACCGGATGCCCGCCACCTTCGAGGCCGTCCGCTCGGCGCTGGCCGCCCTCCGTGCCGCCGCCCCCGACTGGACGCCCGGCACCCACACGGATGTCGGCGGCGGCACGGGCGCGGCGAGCTGGGCGGTGGCGGACGCCTTCGCCGCGCCGCCGGCGACGACCGTGCTCGACTGGGCCGAGCCCGCGCTGGCCCTCGGCCGCGAGCTGGCGCTCGCCTCCGGGGTCCCGTCGCTGGCGGCGGCCGAGTGGCGGCGCGCGCGGATCGGTGCGGCGCTCCGCATCGAGGGCGCCGACCTCGTCACCGTCTCGTACGTGCTCAAGGAGCTGACCCCGGCCGACCGCGCCGCCCTCGTCACGGAGGCCGCACGGGCCGCGCAGGCGGTCGTCGTCGTCGAACCCGGCACTCCCGACGGCTACGAGCGGATCATCGAGGCCCGCGACGCACTCGTCGCCGCCGGGTTCACCGTCGCCGCGCCCTGCCCCCACAGCGGGGCCTGCCCCATCGAGCCCGGCGCCGACTGGTGCCACTTCTCCGCCCGCGTCTCCCGTTCCTCCCTGCACCGGCAGGTCAAGCAGGGGTCGCTGGCCTACGAGGACGAGAAGTTCGGCTACGTCGCCGCCGTCCGCTTCCCGGTCGGGCCCGCCGCCGCCCGGGTCACCCGCAGGCCCCAGATCCGCAAGGGCATGGTCCTGCTCGACCTGTGCGCCGACACCGGCGTGCTGCGCCGCGACACGGTGACCAAGCGGCACGGCGCCCTCTACCGGGCGGCCCGCGACACTGCGTGGGGCGACGCCTGGCCGCCGCCCGCCGGAGACGGGGACGGGGACGGGGGCACGAGCGGGGACTGA
- a CDS encoding GNAT family N-acetyltransferase, which translates to MQNIDDPYGSDPYDLIEGVPSVEDFRRLRTDAGLSDKAPEAVALALPNTWYGVVLRHRGEPIGMGRVIGDGGTAFQVTDVCVHPGHQGRGLGRRVMAALTAELERRAPATAYVSLIADGPARHLYAKFGFAETTAHDSIGMYRVMDGRPTAPRAEPATA; encoded by the coding sequence ATGCAGAACATTGATGACCCTTACGGCAGCGATCCCTACGATCTGATCGAGGGCGTGCCCTCCGTCGAGGACTTCCGCCGGCTGCGCACCGACGCCGGGCTCTCCGACAAGGCTCCCGAGGCCGTCGCCCTCGCGCTGCCGAACACCTGGTACGGCGTCGTCCTGCGCCACCGCGGCGAACCCATCGGCATGGGACGCGTCATCGGCGACGGCGGCACCGCCTTCCAGGTCACCGACGTCTGCGTGCACCCCGGCCACCAGGGCCGCGGCCTCGGCCGGCGCGTCATGGCCGCACTCACCGCGGAGCTCGAACGCCGCGCGCCCGCCACGGCGTACGTCTCGCTGATCGCGGACGGCCCCGCGCGCCACCTCTACGCGAAGTTCGGCTTCGCCGAGACCACCGCGCACGACTCGATCGGCATGTACCGCGTGATGGACGGACGGCCCACCGCGCCCCGGGCCGAACCCGCCACCGCGTGA
- a CDS encoding multidrug effflux MFS transporter, which produces MPESGQSTQGPVPQAASPVVSDSLPPTTPATPRTATTPATPATPKTAATPAGPGAAARRAGLLVTLILGGLTAMPPLSMDMYLPALPAVTDSLGAPAATVQLTLTACLAGMALGQLVVGPMSDRWGRRRPLLAGMAVYVVATALCAFAPTVELLIAFRLLQGLAGAAGIVIARAMVRDLYDGVEMARFFSTLMLISGAAPVVAPLIGGQVLRVTDWRGIFVVLTAVGILLTLVVVKWLGETLPPARRHTGGVREALHTMRTLLADRVFTGYMLAGGLAFAALFAYISASPFVVQEIYGASPQTFSLLFGVNSIGLIVVGQINGKVLVGRVSLDKALGFGLTVIILAATALLLMTSGVFGDVGLFPVAAGLFVLMSAMGLAMPNTNALALLRTPHAAGSASALLGTSSFLVGAVASPLVGIAGERTAVPMAVVQLACALAALACFIGLCRPWQHRQRVI; this is translated from the coding sequence ATGCCGGAAAGCGGCCAGAGCACCCAAGGACCCGTCCCCCAGGCCGCCTCCCCGGTCGTCTCCGACTCCCTTCCCCCGACGACGCCCGCGACGCCGAGGACGGCCACGACGCCCGCGACGCCCGCGACGCCGAAGACTGCCGCGACGCCCGCCGGACCCGGCGCGGCCGCCCGGCGGGCGGGGCTGCTCGTCACCCTGATCCTCGGCGGCCTCACCGCCATGCCGCCGCTCTCCATGGACATGTACCTCCCCGCGCTGCCCGCGGTGACCGACTCGCTGGGCGCGCCCGCGGCCACCGTGCAGCTCACGCTCACCGCGTGCCTCGCCGGCATGGCGCTCGGCCAGCTCGTCGTCGGGCCGATGAGCGACCGGTGGGGACGGCGCAGGCCGCTCCTGGCGGGCATGGCCGTCTACGTGGTGGCCACCGCCCTGTGCGCCTTCGCTCCGACCGTCGAACTGCTCATCGCCTTCCGCCTGCTGCAGGGCCTTGCCGGCGCCGCCGGCATCGTGATCGCCCGCGCCATGGTCCGCGACCTGTACGACGGCGTGGAGATGGCCCGCTTCTTCTCGACCCTGATGCTGATATCCGGGGCCGCCCCCGTCGTCGCCCCGCTGATCGGCGGCCAGGTGCTGCGCGTCACCGACTGGCGCGGCATCTTCGTGGTGCTGACGGCCGTCGGCATCCTGCTCACCCTGGTCGTCGTCAAGTGGCTCGGGGAGACGCTGCCGCCCGCCAGGCGCCACACGGGCGGCGTCCGCGAGGCGCTGCACACCATGCGGACGCTCCTCGCCGACCGCGTGTTCACCGGCTACATGCTGGCGGGCGGCCTGGCGTTCGCCGCGCTCTTCGCGTACATCTCCGCCTCGCCGTTCGTCGTGCAGGAGATCTACGGGGCCTCGCCGCAGACCTTCAGCCTGCTCTTCGGCGTCAACTCCATCGGCCTGATCGTGGTCGGCCAGATCAACGGCAAGGTGCTCGTCGGGCGGGTCAGCCTGGACAAGGCGCTCGGCTTCGGGCTGACGGTGATCATCCTCGCGGCCACCGCGCTGCTCCTGATGACGTCGGGGGTGTTCGGCGACGTCGGCCTGTTCCCCGTGGCCGCCGGGCTGTTCGTGCTGATGTCGGCGATGGGCCTGGCCATGCCGAACACCAACGCGCTGGCCCTGCTGCGGACCCCGCACGCGGCCGGCTCGGCGTCCGCGCTGCTCGGGACGTCGTCCTTCCTCGTCGGAGCCGTGGCCTCGCCCCTGGTGGGCATCGCGGGGGAGCGGACGGCCGTGCCGATGGCGGTGGTGCAGCTGGCGTGCGCCCTGGCCGCGCTGGCCTGCTTCATCGGCCTGTGCCGCCCCTGGCAGCACCGGCAGCGGGTCATCTGA
- a CDS encoding Gfo/Idh/MocA family protein: MNDTVRRQAAAPRPAALPADRPVRWGVLATGGMAARFTEDLLALEDAEVVAVAGRSEASAKSFADRHGIGRAHGDWAALAADEDVDVIYVATPHSAHRAAAGLCLEAGKPVLCEKPFTLNAAEAAELVALARSRGTFLMEAMWMYCHPAVRKIASLVRDGAIGEVRTVQADFGLAGPFEPDHRLRDPALGGGALLDLGVYPVSFAQLLLGEPDRVQADALLSDEGVDLNTGMLLGWDGGATALLSCSITAGTPVTASVTGTAGRIDVPDGFFFPERFVLHRSGAEPEEFRFDGRRDSLEHEAAEVIRALRAGETESPLVPLDGTLAVMRTLDAVRERVGVRYPGDPAAT; the protein is encoded by the coding sequence ATGAACGACACCGTGCGACGACAGGCCGCGGCACCGCGGCCCGCGGCCCTGCCGGCGGACCGGCCGGTGCGCTGGGGCGTGCTGGCGACCGGCGGCATGGCCGCCCGCTTCACCGAGGACCTGCTCGCCCTGGAGGACGCCGAGGTGGTGGCGGTCGCCGGCCGCAGCGAGGCGTCGGCGAAGAGCTTCGCGGACCGCCACGGCATCGGCCGGGCCCACGGCGACTGGGCGGCTCTCGCCGCCGACGAGGACGTCGACGTGATCTACGTGGCGACCCCGCACTCGGCGCACCGGGCCGCCGCCGGCCTCTGCCTGGAGGCCGGGAAGCCGGTCCTGTGCGAGAAGCCGTTCACGCTGAACGCGGCGGAGGCGGCCGAACTCGTCGCACTGGCCCGCTCCCGGGGCACGTTCCTGATGGAGGCCATGTGGATGTACTGCCACCCGGCCGTCCGGAAGATCGCCTCCCTGGTGCGCGACGGCGCGATCGGCGAGGTCCGCACGGTGCAGGCGGACTTCGGCCTGGCAGGCCCGTTCGAGCCGGACCACCGGCTGCGCGACCCGGCGCTGGGCGGCGGCGCGCTGCTCGACCTCGGCGTCTACCCGGTCTCCTTCGCCCAGCTGCTGCTCGGCGAGCCCGACCGGGTGCAGGCGGACGCGCTGCTCTCCGACGAGGGGGTCGACCTCAACACCGGGATGCTGCTCGGCTGGGACGGCGGCGCCACCGCGCTGCTGAGCTGCTCGATCACCGCCGGGACCCCGGTCACCGCGTCGGTGACGGGCACCGCGGGCCGGATCGACGTCCCCGACGGGTTCTTCTTCCCGGAGCGCTTCGTGCTCCACCGGTCGGGCGCGGAGCCCGAGGAGTTCCGTTTCGACGGGCGCCGCGACTCCCTGGAGCACGAGGCGGCGGAGGTGATCCGTGCGCTGCGCGCGGGCGAGACCGAGTCGCCGCTCGTTCCGCTGGACGGCACGCTCGCCGTGATGCGGACCCTGGACGCGGTGCGCGAGCGGGTCGGCGTCCGCTACCCGGGGGACCCCGCGGCCACCTGA
- a CDS encoding SDR family oxidoreductase, protein MDDVRRIAVVTGAGSGIGRSVARELAGAGWAVALAGRRAGALEETAALAGPSADILCVPADVTEPDAVAALFAAVRDRWGRVDLLFNNAGTFGPGGVGFADLPVGAWRKVVDVNLTGAFLCAQAAFRQMRDQDPQGGRIINNGSVSAHAPRPDSAPYTATKHALTGLTKSISLDGRPYGIACGQIDIGNAATEMTRAMEAGVRQANGELAAEPVMDAGDVARTVRHMAELPLEANVQFATVMATTMPYIGRG, encoded by the coding sequence ATGGACGACGTGCGCAGGATCGCGGTGGTGACGGGAGCGGGCTCGGGCATCGGCCGGAGCGTGGCGCGGGAACTGGCGGGCGCCGGCTGGGCCGTCGCCCTGGCGGGGCGGCGGGCGGGAGCCCTGGAGGAGACGGCCGCGCTGGCCGGTCCGTCGGCGGACATTCTGTGCGTCCCCGCCGACGTGACCGAACCGGACGCGGTGGCCGCCCTGTTCGCCGCCGTGCGCGACCGCTGGGGCCGGGTGGACCTGCTGTTCAACAACGCGGGCACCTTCGGGCCCGGCGGCGTCGGCTTCGCCGACCTCCCCGTCGGGGCCTGGCGCAAGGTCGTGGACGTGAACCTGACCGGAGCGTTCCTGTGCGCGCAGGCGGCGTTCCGGCAGATGCGGGACCAGGACCCGCAGGGCGGGCGGATCATCAACAACGGGTCGGTCTCGGCGCACGCGCCCAGGCCGGACTCGGCCCCGTACACGGCCACCAAGCACGCGCTGACCGGGCTGACCAAGTCGATCTCCCTGGACGGGCGGCCGTACGGGATCGCCTGCGGCCAGATCGACATCGGCAACGCGGCCACCGAGATGACCCGCGCCATGGAGGCGGGCGTCCGCCAGGCGAACGGCGAGCTGGCGGCGGAGCCGGTGATGGACGCGGGCGACGTGGCCCGGACCGTGCGGCACATGGCGGAGCTGCCGCTGGAGGCCAATGTGCAGTTCGCGACGGTGATGGCGACGACCATGCCGTACATCGGCCGGGGCTGA
- a CDS encoding class II aldolase/adducin family protein — translation MTAAPVTAAPVSAGASAVDAAAEELRLRRELAAVYRLVAHFRMTDLIFTHISLRLPGPDHHFLINPYGLLFEEITASNLVRIDLDGNAVEPSPYPVNPAGFVIHSAVHAARPDAHCVLHTHTKAGCAVAAQQGGLLPLNQMSMEFHNRVGYHDYEGVALNLDEQARLVADIGGHPALILRNHGLLTVGESAAQAFLRMYYLERACEIQVTAQAGGAALVVPPEEVCEYTAQQLAGEAAADFQDDDAYDLAWAAMLRLLDRIAPDYKD, via the coding sequence ATGACCGCCGCACCCGTGACCGCCGCACCCGTGTCCGCCGGCGCGTCCGCCGTGGACGCCGCCGCCGAGGAGCTGCGGCTGCGGCGCGAACTCGCCGCCGTCTACCGGCTGGTGGCGCACTTCCGGATGACCGACCTGATCTTCACCCACATCTCGCTGCGGCTGCCCGGTCCCGACCACCACTTCCTCATCAACCCCTACGGGCTGCTCTTCGAGGAGATCACCGCGTCGAACCTGGTCAGGATCGACCTGGACGGCAACGCGGTCGAGCCCTCCCCGTACCCGGTCAACCCGGCCGGCTTCGTCATCCACAGCGCCGTCCACGCGGCCCGCCCGGACGCCCACTGCGTGCTCCACACCCACACGAAGGCGGGCTGCGCGGTCGCCGCCCAGCAGGGCGGACTGCTGCCGCTGAACCAGATGTCGATGGAGTTCCACAACCGGGTGGGCTACCACGACTACGAGGGCGTCGCCCTGAACCTCGACGAACAGGCCCGTCTCGTCGCCGACATCGGCGGCCATCCCGCGCTGATCCTGCGCAACCACGGTCTGCTGACGGTCGGGGAGAGCGCGGCGCAGGCCTTCCTGCGGATGTACTACCTGGAGAGGGCGTGCGAGATCCAGGTGACCGCCCAGGCCGGGGGCGCGGCGCTGGTGGTGCCTCCGGAGGAGGTGTGCGAGTACACCGCGCAGCAGCTCGCGGGCGAGGCGGCCGCCGACTTCCAGGACGACGACGCCTACGACCTCGCCTGGGCGGCGATGCTGCGACTGCTGGACCGCATCGCGCCCGACTACAAGGACTGA
- a CDS encoding C-terminal binding protein, whose amino-acid sequence MSQPIAVFTDTDDLDPEPGARLLADAGFEVRVAGSRDPDVIAAAADGAVALIVGYARVDAALLDRLPRLRIVATMSAGHDMVDTAEARRRGLWVANLPDAATEDVAVHALASALSLVRRLPQADAVVRAGGWSEEFAAAELPRRASDLTLGLVGLGRIARRFAALAAPVFGRVAAYDPHADPAGWPDGVERHDDLGALAAACDVLSPHVPLTPATRGLVDAGLLARMRPGAFLVNVSRGELVDTEALLDALGSGRLTGAALDVLPVEPPPADDPLRRHPRVQLSPHSAYLSDTSRRAYVCGPAENVVAWHRTGRPLTPVAEPDRAAAAAPATAAATAPTEGAVA is encoded by the coding sequence ATGAGTCAGCCCATCGCCGTGTTCACGGACACCGACGACCTCGATCCGGAGCCCGGTGCACGGCTGCTCGCCGACGCCGGTTTCGAGGTCCGGGTGGCCGGCAGCCGCGACCCGGACGTCATCGCGGCCGCCGCCGACGGCGCCGTCGCGCTGATCGTCGGCTACGCCCGCGTGGACGCCGCGCTGCTCGACCGGCTGCCCCGGCTGCGCATCGTCGCCACCATGTCCGCGGGCCACGACATGGTCGACACCGCAGAGGCGCGCCGCCGCGGCCTGTGGGTGGCCAACCTGCCCGACGCCGCCACCGAGGACGTCGCCGTCCACGCCCTGGCGAGCGCCCTCTCCCTGGTGCGGCGCCTCCCGCAGGCGGACGCGGTCGTCAGGGCGGGCGGCTGGAGCGAGGAGTTCGCCGCGGCGGAGCTCCCGCGCCGGGCGAGCGACCTCACCCTCGGACTCGTCGGCCTCGGCCGGATCGCGCGCCGGTTCGCCGCCCTCGCCGCCCCCGTCTTCGGCCGGGTCGCGGCGTACGACCCGCACGCCGACCCCGCCGGCTGGCCCGACGGCGTCGAGCGCCACGACGACCTCGGCGCGCTCGCCGCCGCCTGCGACGTCCTCTCCCCGCACGTACCGCTCACCCCGGCGACCCGCGGGCTCGTGGACGCCGGACTGCTCGCGCGGATGCGCCCCGGGGCCTTCCTCGTGAACGTCTCCCGCGGCGAACTCGTCGACACGGAGGCCCTGCTGGACGCCCTCGGCTCCGGCCGGCTCACCGGCGCCGCCCTGGACGTCCTCCCCGTCGAACCGCCGCCGGCCGACGACCCGCTGCGCCGCCACCCGCGCGTCCAGCTGTCCCCGCACAGCGCCTACCTGAGCGACACCTCGCGCCGCGCCTACGTGTGCGGCCCCGCCGAGAACGTCGTCGCCTGGCACCGCACCGGCCGCCCCCTGACCCCGGTCGCCGAGCCGGACCGGGCGGCCGCAGCCGCACCCGCCACCGCAGCCGCCACCGCACCCACCGAAGGGGCCGTCGCATGA
- a CDS encoding Lrp/AsnC family transcriptional regulator, with translation MDLDRIDLAVVRELQTDGRLAYETLARRVGLSRPATRARVQRLLASGAVRVVAVVHPEVRGLTASAHLSVGTDGPAETVARRIAAMPEAPFVSLTAGRHAVMAELRTEGFEALDRAIARVRALPGVAALDPLVATEQLKDPYLLTRSPSADDLDDTDRRILAELEQDGRLPFAELADRVGLSPGATRSRALRLLDGGVVKVLALVRPEVLGLGYLCGFAVRLTGERAPVAAELSGWERVSFLSACLGRAELVGTVSAESLGAVRATLDAVRALDGVRAVESWVHLELVKERYDLGAVPA, from the coding sequence GTGGATCTGGACCGCATCGACCTGGCCGTCGTCCGCGAACTGCAGACCGACGGCCGGCTCGCCTACGAGACGCTCGCGCGCAGGGTGGGCCTGTCCCGGCCGGCGACGCGCGCCCGCGTCCAGCGGCTGCTCGCATCGGGCGCGGTACGGGTCGTCGCCGTCGTCCACCCCGAGGTGCGCGGCCTCACGGCGTCCGCCCATCTGTCGGTCGGCACCGACGGACCGGCCGAGACGGTCGCCCGCCGGATCGCGGCGATGCCGGAGGCCCCGTTCGTCTCCCTGACCGCCGGGCGTCACGCCGTGATGGCCGAACTCCGCACCGAGGGGTTCGAGGCGCTGGACCGGGCGATCGCGCGGGTGCGGGCGCTCCCCGGCGTCGCGGCGCTCGACCCGCTCGTCGCCACCGAGCAGCTCAAGGACCCGTACCTGCTGACCCGGAGCCCGTCGGCGGACGACCTGGACGACACGGACCGGCGGATCCTCGCCGAACTGGAGCAGGACGGGCGGCTGCCGTTCGCCGAGCTCGCCGACCGCGTCGGCCTCTCCCCCGGCGCCACCCGGTCCCGCGCGCTGCGCCTGCTGGACGGCGGGGTGGTCAAGGTCCTCGCGCTGGTACGCCCCGAGGTGCTGGGCCTCGGCTACCTGTGCGGCTTCGCCGTCCGCCTCACCGGCGAGCGCGCTCCGGTCGCGGCGGAGCTGTCCGGCTGGGAGCGGGTGTCGTTCCTCTCGGCCTGCCTGGGGCGTGCCGAACTCGTGGGCACCGTCTCCGCGGAGTCGCTCGGCGCGGTCCGGGCCACGCTCGACGCCGTACGCGCACTCGACGGGGTCCGGGCGGTGGAGAGCTGGGTGCACCTGGAACTGGTCAAGGAGCGGTACGACCTGGGGGCCGTCCCGGCCTGA
- a CDS encoding restriction endonuclease, producing MTVPIRRPQPVTRRGAFSLRQTVLFFGLIATALGGAALVLKVTAGALAENPGAAAAGAGGLAAAALWLRKARRRRAAARLAGALVETAHRVAEAPVHDASRQPPPVRPAEEYGPGPEPFEAAEPGGPEPFGIGDVSGPEPFEAACAEGPEPFEAGDYAAMDAYAFEEAVAALCERDGCTGVEVVGGANDLGADVLATAPDGRRVVVQCKRYGPVNKVGSQEMQRFGGTCFAVHGAEVAVVVTTGEFTGPAADYAAQCGIRCVDHARLVAWTEGSGPAPWDDGWTEGSGLVLADEGEDEGVLRP from the coding sequence ATGACCGTACCCATCCGCCGGCCGCAGCCGGTGACGCGACGAGGGGCCTTCAGCCTGCGCCAGACGGTGCTGTTCTTCGGGCTGATCGCGACCGCGCTGGGCGGGGCCGCGCTCGTGCTCAAGGTGACGGCCGGCGCGCTCGCGGAGAACCCGGGGGCGGCGGCCGCCGGGGCGGGCGGCCTGGCCGCCGCGGCGCTGTGGCTGCGCAAGGCGCGCCGCCGCCGCGCGGCCGCCCGCCTCGCCGGGGCGCTCGTCGAGACCGCGCACCGGGTCGCCGAGGCTCCCGTGCACGACGCCAGCCGGCAGCCGCCGCCCGTCCGCCCCGCAGAGGAGTACGGCCCCGGCCCGGAGCCGTTCGAGGCCGCCGAGCCGGGCGGCCCGGAGCCGTTCGGGATCGGCGACGTCAGCGGCCCGGAGCCGTTCGAGGCCGCCTGCGCCGAGGGCCCGGAGCCGTTCGAGGCCGGTGACTACGCGGCGATGGACGCGTACGCCTTCGAGGAGGCCGTGGCCGCCCTGTGCGAGCGGGACGGCTGCACCGGCGTGGAGGTGGTGGGCGGCGCGAACGATCTCGGGGCGGACGTCCTCGCCACCGCGCCCGACGGGCGGCGCGTCGTCGTCCAGTGCAAGCGCTACGGGCCAGTGAACAAGGTCGGTTCGCAGGAGATGCAGCGCTTCGGGGGGACATGCTTCGCGGTGCACGGGGCGGAGGTCGCGGTGGTCGTGACCACGGGAGAGTTCACCGGGCCCGCCGCCGACTACGCCGCGCAGTGCGGCATCAGATGCGTGGACCACGCGCGCCTGGTCGCCTGGACCGAGGGCTCCGGCCCCGCGCCCTGGGACGACGGCTGGACGGAGGGCTCCGGCCTCGTACTCGCGGACGAGGGCGAGGACGAGGGCGTGCTCCGGCCGTAG